The following nucleotide sequence is from Malania oleifera isolate guangnan ecotype guangnan chromosome 4, ASM2987363v1, whole genome shotgun sequence.
AACGGTGAAATATACCGAACAACAATCATGGAGattataatgaaagtaataagacaatgacatgaagaattatgtggtttggtaatgcctacatccacgggagcaaatgaCAGTATTTTTTTCACTATCTTCTTATCCAAAGACATGAACATTACATAGTTACaacataaaccatgtatatataaggTTCTatgaggttttccctccaaaacccaacctcTCCAACGTcccaatttaaaatttgaaaacaaacgcTGAGTTTCCAAGCCAAATCGTCAATAGTTTGCAAAGATAccatgtcacgcctcgaacccggcaatgggacccagggggtgatgtagtaacctaacttgtccctgtattatacaaaacacatatgatactataatgaatgagggtccgatcctgtggggttcctgtacaccctatacatattcatatacacgatatatacgcagtggaaaagttcattccatacaaacatagtactataccagagtctatacaaacaaAGTCTAAGCTCTATAATAGAAAACATAGCCCAAGGGACAAcaatacccaaaatgacaaccctgctacagtccaagtacttacacaagtactctacaCAGTAAACTGACCACCACGCTCCCAAtactaggatgctagttccggttgcTCAAAAGACTTGAAAACATGTACATAAGATAGGGGTGAGACTCATCTCAGTAAGgtagaatcaggttatatcagtgtgtgacatatgagtgttatcatgacataaaacatatacagttcagttccagtattttccataaaatagttccagtatagttcacaacccacacacacatgatcaagcaacccagtGTTGTCATACTCTTCGGCACGAAGCCAACTTGCATAACACGGCATCCTtgacacatggcgtagccccaagctcccatggcatcgtaccggtacatttggttgatccacacccttcggtgatcaactggTAAGAggtgatatttcacgccctcggatatagagtcggacacttttgCCActagcaggtggtatttcacactctcggatatagagccagacactctttcacaacctggaacaatttggaacacacgttcctatatctcatttcagcataTCACAACTCGATGCATATTCAtgtaacaattcattccacacttatttggtaatcaccAAATCATGAATTTAcgaatatagtttaaaacaagtcaaggcacgaccatctccataacacaatatattcaataatacatccacggttttccaacgaaaccagagatgcaacccaacgccccctttttcccaaaactgtaacatgaataCTCAGTATTTTtaacccgttagatttccccaaataagtagccaaaacatacataggatcgtgaaccatagttctaccgaatCTGATTCAAAAAATAACTgctataaacaaaatccccttacctttccttgAAAATCCAAACAcaaactctacgactcctaaacagcgaatcgagttcccaaaacctataaatcatagtacaatacatacttacaattccattctctacagATTTACCAAAACGaaataaaaatcgagccttacctcaatttttgggttaaaacccaaaaatcctcgaaacgaagatccgttccacaaatcacgAAGGGAATCCTTCCCACATCCTCATAGTAACGTCGAATCGCCAATTCCATTGACAaacagtgaagaaatctagagagagagagtgaagcttCGAgttctggagagagagagagagagagagagagagagagagagagagagagaaagagagagagaaatttggatatCTTAGCCTCAAAACAACCCAAAGGATATTTATAGCATCTTTGACTTGgtcaacctcatcgacgaggcggcatcttcatcgacgagtcaatgaGGGGAATTCATAAACGTATtagtggcctcgttgatgagcctgagatttcaggatttaccaaaatctctcggcttctcatcgtcgacgaacctctgcatTTCGTCATCGAACAATAGAagagtcttcatcgacgagatcactggcttcgtcaatgaagcctgctcaaattactgttttaccattttcttatttatttattccatatctcactgGTCAGGTTCTTATATACCATCAACAGTTTAATAACAAAAGCAAACAGTTAAAGAAACAGTCTTAGAACCAACGACAGTTTCCCTGAAtttaggccaaaccgtcgacggattCCTCTTGCAAACTTCAACCATTGTTTTCTTCCATGTTTTCTTATTGTACATGCATTCCAAtcaatatatgagccacatatcacaacaatctccaccttggagaATATACGCTCCTTAtgagaaaacttaaaacataaacccgttgctccaccttgaccttgacACATTAGGTTAGGACCACCTTCTGTCTAACAACTAGAGAGAAAAACTAAGTCAAAGAACCGCTTGAACTTGTACGTGGCACAGTTTCTGCCAAAAATGTAGAGACTcgtaaaaattaattaataagaaaATGAAAGAATCATTGACGGTTTGGTAAGGGGCAcaaaaaatcgtcaacgattttgtcTACAATGTTGATTTTATAGGGGGATGCGAACTTCATTTATTTTAATcaaacaaaatctctctctctctctctctccctaaaaCCCTACGGAACCCCcttcattctctcttcgattcttgcTCCGTTAAAGCTCGTTTTGActatcagaagctaccacggggttcatggggtgattctctacaatctaatcAGAGCATAATGTTGATTTAAGGTCCTTgggcaaaatcccaaaatcaagataagtgagttattttaggatttaaatgATATAATATTAATTCCATCATTCCGGGGTACTTACGTATGTTTCTTtaagaatattattttatttttctcaatttgtactctttaagagtatgattccaatttataatattaatatgGGTAACAATTTACCACTTCTTCCGGAGGTTAAGTATACTTTCTTATGTGGAGGATAAATGTTTCACCTCTTCCAGAGGTTGAATTTAACATCGCTTcgagaggttaaaaatatactctcttcaTGAGGTTGCCAAATGCTTTGGGGTTTACAATTTTTgttccttcaatttttttttttttaccgttTTTGAGTTCACATGATGACTAAAGAATTCCAACTCACTCGTTGCTGGTGGTCCTTGGTTTCTTGACTTCTTAGGCCACACATCAAACAAACCTATTTACTTAATGCGTCGACCTGTCATGTTCAACAGTAAGTCAGTCAACCCGAAAGTCCTGCAAGAAGTTGGAAGTCCTTGCCCCTTTGGCCACCGTGACCCCATCCTCACGCCCTGGCTCCTACATTGTTGTTCACATGTACTACCCAAGGCCAAAACACACGGCAGCTAGAAGCCCATTTAACAAGTGCCGGCGAACTGACTAGTAGCTGCCGGTAATCAGCTCCGAGATGCCACCTTCCACTCCTACTGCCGTCTCCACACCCTCCTCTCTGTTTCTTTTTCTGTCCTTTCTTCTCCTCCTCCCCTGCGCCCAATCCCACCTACGTCTACCAGATATGTGGCAGCGACCGCAAAAACGCAACTGAATTCTCTCCAAACAGCACCTACCAATCCAATCTCaattcccttctctcttctctttactcCTCCAACTCCACCCGCAACAGGCCCTTCCGGAATTTGACCGTCGCCGGCCGCCCCAACGGCTCGGCTTCCGCCACGGTCTATGGTCTCTCCCTCTGCCGCGGCGACGTCACCACGGATGTCTGCCAAGAGTGCGTCGCCGGTGCCGGCCCATATGTCGTCCGGACCTGCGCGAGGGTAAGAAGTGCGGTGATCTGGTTCGAAGAGTGTCTGGTGCGTTACTCCGACCGATATATCTTCTCCACTAGTGACCAAGAGCCCAACATCGCTATGCTAAATACGGGGAACATCACGGAGCCGAATCGGTTTGCACAGTTGCTGGCCGACACAATGAGCAAGATAGTGACGCGTGCGGCGACGGACCGAACTCCTCCGGAGAAGTTTGCGACTGCAGAAGCCGCCTTCTCGGGGTTTCAGAAGCTTTACACACTGGCGCAGTGCACGCCGGATCTGTCGTCGTCCGATTGCAATCGGTGTTTGCAAGTAGCCACATCGACGCTCCCCAGTTGCTGCGGCGGGAAGCCAACAATAGAAGGGTCTTCATCACGAGATCAttggctttgtcgatgaaacctgctcaaattactgttttacccttttattatttatttattccacaTCTCACGGGTCGGGTTCTTATATACCATCTACGGTTTAATACCAAGAGCAAACAGTTAAAGAAATAGTTTTAGAACCAACAACTGTTTCCCTAAATCTGGGCCAAATCGTCGACGGATTCCTCCTGCAAACTTCAACCATTGTTTTCTTCCATGTTTTCTTATTGTACATGCATTCCAAtcaatatatgagccacatatcgcAACAATCTACACCTTGGAgaatatatgccccttaggagaaaactgaaaacataaacccgttgctccaccttgaccttggcaCATTAGGTTGGGACCAACTTCTGTCTAACAACTCAAGACAAAAACTAAGTCCAAGAACCGCTTGAACTTGTACGTGGTAGCTTTAGTTTCTACCAAAAATGTAGAGACCcgtaaaaattaattaataagaaaataaaagaatcaTTGACGGTTTGGTGAGGGCCACAAAAAATCCTCGATGATTTTGTCTACATTGTTGATTTTATAGGGGGATGTGAACTTCATTTGTTTTAATcaaacaaaatctctctctctctctctctctctctctctctctctctctctctctctctctctctaaaaccctaCAGAACCCccttccttctctctttgattctcgCTCTGTTAAAGCCcgttttgacgatcagaagctaccacggggttcatggggtgattctctacaatctaatcggagcagaatgttgatttAAGGTCCTTGGGCATAATCCCAAAATCAGGATTagtgagttattttaggatttaaatgattatttggattATGTGGACCTAGGAAACATATTAGATGGTAAATatactggggttgagttgattgaactagggataatgtaattttagggtttgaagtttTGAACCCCGCAggcatggtttagggttttcagcaGGTTTCTTagaaaacaagtaaggggatagattaagtcagaaATTTTCAGAAAAAgttaattattaaatatatagtatttgatttagaaatttatatgtagttcagtatagtttttgggaatactgatatTGAATTGAGGAAACCTTGATTTAGAATCCACGAATGGTgaacttgtatggaagccacaaggaacctaaagtacatatcacttggcgcaatccatagaactaaaagaatgaaaggatgatgaagcaaacttcaagttcaagatcatcaatgGGAATGaatatttagaattgaatgtatttacgtTGTCATATATATAACTCGAAGCTCAATCATTATCTAGACAGACCTTacgactcatgcatttcatgaatgaTACAtctacattagttctaggttgaataaatttttcgaggcaaattttagaggtctCCTCAACGAATCgaatggcctcatcgacgaactcatgaaGGCACTCGGTGATGAATAGTGTTGTCTCATTGATGAAAAAATACAGAGAGCCCATAAAGTTCACACagtgctctcatcgacgaactcatggcctcgtcgatgaacgagtgttgtacacccATCGACAAAAGTACCCATTTGTCGACAAAGGTCGGGGCGCTGATTCACGTTTTAGTGCGGACATGGAcgaaaacttttatttttaaatgatccaatggctgGGATTTAATCTAGGgttgagaacacttataaaaacaatctataaaccctagagcaccactttttttttttttttgggctatCTCTTGAAAGCTTTGAACGAATTGCTAAGTCATTGTCTGCACTCCAAAGAAGTCTCATTTGTCTAGGCATTCGCATATACAAGATCTGAGCAAATATACGTACAACTTCTGCTAAatctggtttgatcttgaggtttggaaaaatattttattgaacttttaatttttattaatcaatcgTCTTCTCCATTATTTAtctaaaaatctttttgggagtaagaaacttattttcccatagttatttatttgaaaaatcttttaggaatagtattctaaagttttAATCCTTATGATATTCAAAGTTATGTTTTTATCCAAAGAGATCTATCTCATTGGTGCAAAAagtgtttgaaaaatattgtttaaatctttgaaatattcaaaatcatattttttattcaaaaatttaatcttacaagttatttgatagtaagaacttaGGTCTACATAAGATTcaagatttttttaaaagatcttatttggtattcttgcataaAATGATTTGAactcaaaccctaagttctccaaaatatttatttataaaaattatttttgggagatattgataaaaaggtagatttgtgaagcataccattcatatcgagcttttTGTAAAACCTGATGGTCAAATATAtcctttaaaaaattttcataGGATAAATGAGTCTTTGACAGTGAGGTATTCAGTTATTGTATCTATTCTATaaatacaatgataataaaaatatatgagagaGAAAACAATTAGAGATAGATAACATTCATGAGAGAGAAGAATTATTAATTAGATGATGAGCTGAATACAAAGTAAAAGAGGCAGATACATTTGAGCCCATGTATGattatatatacaataatatataCTATTTTCTTAATAAACCGCCCACTCCATGCACCTTCCACGCACtatcatacatacatgcataagGAAGATCATGACTTTTACGCGATACTACAAGGATACGATATTTACATCtaaaatagtattttcccaatttcATTGTATTTAGATGGATTTTGGCAtaaaataaatttgatatataATTATTACATTTGATGTTAAAGTTgaacaaatttaattttacttttgtttgacatgtaaataaattaacaataagaCAATTTGTAAAAATAGAATGTAAAAGTTGAAATAAAACTgcgataataatataatattaattccaTCATTCTAGGGTACTTACATATGTTTCTTCaagaacattattttatttttctcaatttgtactctccacgagtatgattccaatttacaatattaatatgggtaataatttaccactTCTTTCGGAGGTTAAGTATACTTTTTTATCTAGAGGATAAATGTTTCACCTCTTCAGAAAGTTGAATTTAACATCGCTtcgggaggttaaaaatatactctcttcatgaggtaaatatttaccatctctttTGGATATTAGATAAATAACCTATTCAAGAGCTCTATCTCTTTGCGAGATTAAATATGTagatgaaatatttaaatatattgtctcTTCAAGAGGTTAatctcttcgggagattaaatatatagatgtgtgatttaaatatattgcctctttaggaggactatctcttctagagattttatatatatatatatatatatatatatatatatatatgtggaagaTTCAAACATATATAATCTCTTCCCGAGGTATATCTTATCATGTCTTCTACAATTAAATATATAACGTCTTTAGGAAGATtattttaccatctcttctgCAAATTgatagtttatatatataagtGGTATAGAAATAAAACTGACCATAAAAGTGGTATAAATAGGTAGAAATATGTCAGTCAGCTAAAGTCTcgtaaattaaataagaattaaagaaatatgtcaattaattagagtttcgtgctgataacgtgttataaaatatgtaaaaaaataaataagaaaataaataaatagagacgagATTGAAATTTACGTGATTCAGCTATGCCTACTCTACGAGTAGATGAGATCAAAATTTCACTATCATGGAAGGAATTATAAGATGGTTTGGAGCCGACTTTGTACaaagtatctctctctctctctcatcttcttTAATCCTTTGTATATGCTCCTCACTTCAagcatataatatttatataaaaatatgctATATGTATGTTTATTCAAATGAGAGGGAGGGGTGCCCTTTTATAAGATAATAAGGATGAGAAGAAATTTATGATGGTGGGAAAACTAAGGCGTGACTGTCATTTACCCTTTATAGTTTTCAAAaggataaaattaattttttaaaatatttatcttttaagaaattGCAAATGCTATTAATGCGCTTACCATTGGTTTGCCAAATGCTTTTGAGTTTACAGATTTTTGTTCCTTCctccaattttattttattttagttactGTTTTTGAGTTCACATGATGACTAAAGCGTTCCAACTCACTCGTTGCTGGTGGTCCTTGGGTTTCTTGACTTCTCAGGCCACACATCAAACAAACCTATTTACTTAATGCGTCGACCTGTCATGTTCAACAGTAAGTCAGTCAACCCGAAAGTCCTTGCAAGAAGTTGGAAGTCCTTGCCCCTTTGGCCACCGTGACCCCATCGTCACCTCCTGGCTCCTACATTGTTGTTCACATATACTACCCAAGGCCAAAACACACGGCAGCTAGAAGCCCATTTAACAAGTGCCGGCGAACTGACTAGTAGCTGCCGGTAATCAGCTCCGAGATGCCACCTTCCACTCCTACTGCCGTCTCCACGCCCTCCTCTCTGTTTCTTTTTCTGTCCTTTCTTCTCCTCCTCCCCTGCGCCCAACCCACTCCCACCTACGTCTACCAGATATGTGGCAGCGACGCCAAAAACGCAACTGAATTCTCTCCAAACAGCACCTACGAATCCAATCTCAATTCCCTCCTCTCTTCTCTTTCCTCCTCCAACTCCACGCGCAACAGGCCCTTCCGGAATTTGACCGTCGGCGGCCGCCCCAACGGCTCCGCTTCCGCCACGGTCTATGGCCTCTCCCTCTGCCGCGGCGACGTCACCACTGATGTCTGCCAAGAGTGCGTCGCCGCAGCCGGCCCATATATCCGCAGGACTTGCGCGAGGGTAAGAAGTGCCGTGATCTGGTACGACGAGTGCCTGGTGCGTTACTCCGACCGATATATCTTCTCCACTAGCGAACAAGAGCCCAGCGTCGAGATGCTAAATACAGGGAACATCACGGAGCCGAATCGGTTTGCGCAGTTGCTGGCCGACACGATGAGCAAGATAGTGACGCGTGCGGCGACGGACCGAACTCCTCCGGAGAAGTTTGCGACTGCAGAAGCCGCCTTCTCGGGGTTTCAGAAGCTTCACACACTGGCGCAGTGCACGCCGGATCTGTCGTCGTCCGATTGCAGTCGGTGTTTGGAAGTAGCCGCATCGAGGCTCCCCGGTTGCTGCGGCGGGAAGCAAGGGGGAAGGGTCCTGATGCCCAGCTGTTATGTGAGGTTCGAAGTTTACCCGTTTTATAACGAGAGCGTGGGTGCGGCACCTGCACCTTCCCCTGCGCCAATCATCACTAGTCTTCCTCCCCCGGTTGCTGTTACAAGCCCAGGAGGTAAActtcaatttaattaattttcgcAAAAGAGTTTGCGGACTAAATTATATCACCTAGAAGTCCCTGCTCCACAGGGGCATGAGAAATTATAGTGTCTGCCAATCCATGTATTGGTGTGTCCATTTTGTTGATGTCTGTTACCTAATGAGTTGATGTCTTTTGATGAATGTGATTCACTCTAATTAAGATAGACATATTCtataattttttcatataatacACTTGAATTTGGCCCTTCTATTTGATCAAGAATAGATAGTTGTCTCATCAATAGATAGAAATAGGAACTGATAGGAACAGATAGTTGTCTCATAAATAGATAGAAATAGGAGATTTTAATAAAAGATGAATCTTTTTTATAGGGAAACATAAAGGTTCTATTCCCTGCCATGTGAGACATATAACACAATTGAAAATTCACCCCAAATGCTACCTAATTTTATATGCAAGGGAGCCTTGAAATTAGATTTGTAGagatttgaacaaaatataacataaaattgtattaaatttcgTTCAAATTCATGGAAatctaattttaaaaatcaaaatccaTACTCTCAAGTCTCGAATACAACACAGGTGATTTTCAGAatataaatttctaaaaaatcCTTTGACTTAGTTTTCTTAAACAAaattatgattgaaatatatgcttaCCATCACATATCATGTCTTAGAAGGCTCATACTTCAATTTAGTGTGCGCAAGTAAGGGGTATGTTTTGTTGATAGaattttacattgaaaatataattattctttaaatattactatttcatacacacacacacacacacatatatatatatatacatacaaacatacatacatgTGTGTGTAATATATTAAAATCTTCGAATTCATAAGTTGAATCAAACACTAAATGAATATTTTGTAccctttgaaattttagttggaatgcaaataaaataaaaacattttcaTAAATTGCAATCTCATTTTCAGGAATGAGATTCTTGAATTTTCAATTCatgagattattattattattattattatttatttatttatttatttatttattttttatcctaGAACCCAATGACACCTAAAGTTTTCTAGttgtatataaatatttaaaaactagAAAAGTAAAATggcattttaaaaattctttagaACAAGAGATGATGAAAATTTCAAATTGTCACTGGCACTTTAATTGCACATGATAATTTTCCTCTTCTTAATCTGCATACCATTTTAGCGAATGGATGCAAAAATTATTGTTTTCTCTAATTGTTACAAACAAACCCATCTCGATGTGGGTGTTTTTTTGGACCCATGCCACTTGAATTTGTCAAATGAATTCTCTCCCTTTGGTCCCATGCAAGTTCAAAATATATTGACAGCATTGGAGTGGGATATGAGTGGCTACAAGCAATCTAGTAAGGCTAGCAGTACCCATTAGTAGAGCCTCATTATCTGCTCTCATGTACGTGTAGGCCCATTGGCGTGAATTATTGCATgtcatgtatgtgtgtgtgtgtgctgacAACAAAAATTGTGTGCTGACAACAAAAATCATACTCAACCTCATCGTTTACATCTTGGTGACCACCTATAGTCAAGAGAAAAATAAAGAACTTGAGAAATCGCCACACTGCCATCCTTTGCAATTTTGCAATGTTATAAATTCCAGAAGCTGCTTAAGGCTTCTCCCTATGACCTATTTTTTCTTGTTACTATGGATGATCGTACCACTACACCTAATCAGTTGTATTGTCATCAGTGAAATAGATGGCGGTGTCCAAAAGTTAGACGAATTGTGATTTGGTGAGAAAAGTGCATGAATGTTTCATAGGTTTTACATGTGTGTAGCAAAATGCAACTAAAGATCTTATATCAATTCGATGCAAATGCATTCACTACATAATTAACGTCCTATAGTTAATAAAGTAATACATTTGTATTTATCCAAGATAGAAgttgattctcatcattttgTTTTAATgcagaaaaaaataatatttcatccAAAACAATTATCGCCATTGCTGTTCCAATAGGTGTTTGTGCGCTGATTTTCCCTTTATTATACTATATTTGGTGTAAGAAACCAAAGAAGAAAAGCAAGGTTGTACGTCAAGAAAGTGGTATGTGaaattcttttattttgtttttgttctttCAATGATCAATTAATCCAAATGCTTTTTTAATTGATTAGCTCAATTTTGATTGAAAAACTACTCTTGTAAATATAGTTCCAATGCCATGCATGCACTTACAAATATAACATATAAGAACTTTCTAATTGAACATCAGGGAGTGAAATTGCTACAATAGAGTCCTTGCAATTTGACTTTGTTACAATTAAAGCTGCTACAAACAACTTCTCTAATGATAACAAGATTGGTGAAGGCGGATTTGGCGTAGTCTACAAGGTATGCAATACATAGATTAttgttatatatgtgtgtgtgtggaaaTCAACATGATCGTTGGACACATATGAAAAATGTCTACTAAATGGAATTCATAGGTACAATTCATGAAAAGAGTCATTTGTAAAAATTTCAGGGTACGCTTCCTAATGGGCAAGAAATAGCTATAAAGAGGCTATCTAAAGCCTCTGGGCAAGGTGCAGAAGAATTTAAGAATGAGGTTGTATTGTTGGCCAAGCTACAACATAGAAATCTAGTGAGGCTACTGGGATTTTGCTTGGAAGGAGAAGAAAAGATACTTGTCTATGAATTTGTTCCTAATAAAAGCCTCGACATTTTTCTATTTGGTATGACTTATCTTTGCGCTTATCATTTTCTTGTGTTATGTTTTTAATTTCATGTATTATGGCTCTCAAGCATTTCATTGCTGCATACAATTTGCTGCATGAGTGAAGtgcttttgagcttcaattttttGCTGagctaaatcaaaatatcatgatgCTTTGCCTATATACAGATCCTAAAAAACAAGGAATATTGGATTGGTCCAAACGTTACAAGATTATTGGAGAAATTGCTCGAGGGCTTCTTTATCTTCATGCAGATTCTCGACTTAGAATTATACATCGTGATCTCAAAGCTAGCAATATTTTGTTGGATGGGGGTATGAATGCAAAAATTTCAGATTTTGGTATGGCAAGAATATTTGGTGCAGACCAAACTCAAGGAAGTACGACCAACGTTGTGGGAACATAGTAAGTTTAATTTGGTTTGCTATCACCATTTTTTCCTTAATACTAGTGAATAAATTCATTAATTTTATTCCATTATTTCATTGAAA
It contains:
- the LOC131153679 gene encoding cysteine-rich receptor-like protein kinase 25, which gives rise to MRRPVMFNSKSVNPKVLQEVGSPCPFGHRDPILTPWLLHSPRCHLPLLLPSPHPPLCFFFCPFFSSSPAPNPTYVYQICGSDRKNATEFSPNSTYQSNLNSLLSSLYSSNSTRNRPFRNLTVAGRPNGSASATVYGLSLCRGDVTTDVCQECVAGAGPYVVRTCARVRSAVIWFEECLVRYSDRYIFSTSDQEPNIAMLNTGNITEPNRFAQLLADTMSKIVTRAATDRTPPEKFATAEAAFSGFQKLYTLAQCTPDLSSSDCNRCLQVATSTLPSCCGGKPTIEGSSSRDHWLCR